The Kosakonia sacchari SP1 genome includes a window with the following:
- a CDS encoding FGGY-family carbohydrate kinase, translating to MASYFIGVDVGTGSARAGVFDLTGRMVSQASRAIEIYRPQADFVEQSSDNIWQAVCNAVRDAVNQADINPIQVKGLGFDATCSLVVLDKEGNPLTISPSGRSEQNIIVWMDHRAISQANRINATHHRVLDYVGGIISPEMQTPKLLWLKQHMPNTWANAGYYFDLPDFLTWRATGDDTRSLCSTVCKWTYMGHEDKWDTSYFRQIGLEDLLEHDAEKIGRYVKTMGEPLGRGLTQRAATEMGLMPGTAVSVSIIDAHAGTLGTLGASGPSGEMADFDRRIALIGGTSTGHMAISPQARFIGGVWGPYFSAVLPGYWLNEGGQSATGALIDHMIQSHPCYETLLAQAKAQGQTIYEVLNALLRKMAGEPENIAFLTRDIHILPYFHGNRSPRANPTLTGVISGLKLSRTPEDMALHYLATIQAIALGTRHIIETMNQSGYSIDTVMASGGGTKNPIFVQEHANATGCAMLLPEESEAMLLGGAMMGTVAAGVFDTFPEAMSAMSRIGKTVTPQTNRIKQYYDRKYTVFHEMYQDHMKYRQLMQEEA from the coding sequence ATGGCGAGCTACTTTATTGGTGTGGATGTTGGCACCGGCAGCGCACGTGCAGGCGTCTTTGATCTGACCGGCAGAATGGTCAGCCAGGCGAGCAGGGCGATTGAGATTTACCGCCCGCAGGCCGACTTTGTGGAACAATCTTCCGACAATATCTGGCAGGCGGTGTGCAACGCGGTACGCGATGCGGTCAACCAGGCAGACATTAACCCGATTCAGGTTAAAGGCCTCGGTTTTGACGCGACATGTTCGCTGGTGGTGCTCGACAAAGAGGGCAACCCGCTGACCATTAGCCCTTCGGGGCGCAGCGAGCAGAACATTATTGTGTGGATGGATCACCGCGCCATCTCGCAAGCGAACCGTATCAATGCCACGCACCACCGGGTGCTGGATTACGTGGGCGGGATCATCTCGCCGGAGATGCAAACGCCGAAACTGCTGTGGTTAAAACAGCACATGCCGAACACCTGGGCCAACGCCGGGTATTACTTCGACCTGCCGGATTTTCTCACCTGGCGGGCGACCGGCGATGACACCCGATCCCTGTGTTCCACAGTGTGCAAGTGGACGTATATGGGCCATGAGGATAAGTGGGACACCAGTTATTTCCGCCAGATTGGCCTTGAAGATTTGCTGGAGCACGACGCGGAGAAAATCGGCCGCTACGTGAAAACCATGGGCGAGCCGCTGGGTCGCGGGCTGACGCAGCGTGCGGCGACAGAAATGGGACTGATGCCCGGCACGGCGGTCAGCGTGTCGATTATTGATGCTCACGCAGGCACGCTGGGAACGCTCGGCGCCAGTGGGCCTTCGGGGGAAATGGCAGATTTCGATCGGCGCATCGCGCTGATTGGTGGTACATCTACCGGCCATATGGCGATTTCACCGCAGGCGCGTTTTATCGGCGGCGTGTGGGGGCCTTACTTCTCGGCGGTGCTGCCAGGTTACTGGCTGAATGAGGGCGGGCAGTCGGCGACCGGGGCATTAATCGACCATATGATTCAGTCACACCCATGCTACGAAACGCTGCTCGCTCAGGCGAAAGCGCAAGGGCAAACCATCTATGAAGTGCTGAATGCGCTGCTGCGCAAGATGGCGGGCGAGCCGGAAAACATCGCGTTTTTAACGCGTGATATTCACATTCTGCCGTACTTCCACGGTAACCGTTCGCCGCGCGCGAACCCGACATTAACCGGCGTGATCAGCGGGCTGAAACTCTCGCGTACGCCGGAGGATATGGCGCTGCATTATCTGGCGACCATTCAGGCGATTGCCCTCGGTACACGGCATATTATTGAAACCATGAATCAGAGTGGTTACAGCATTGACACGGTAATGGCGAGCGGCGGGGGCACCAAAAACCCGATCTTTGTTCAGGAACATGCCAATGCCACCGGCTGCGCGATGTTGCTGCCGGAAGAGAGTGAAGCGATGCTGCTCGGCGGGGCAATGATGGGCACCGTGGCGGCGGGCGT